In Capillibacterium thermochitinicola, a genomic segment contains:
- a CDS encoding Hsp20/alpha crystallin family protein, whose translation MESRNWLSPINNDFWGERFFNHLLPRSFGEFFRGASFGPSVDLKETDQEIILEADLPGMNRDDLEITVDHNQIILKGEMKRNETKEERGYHLTERRYGTFYRAIQLPVEVKAEQASAKYRNGVLEVRVPKADSAKNRGYKLKIEGDDYPVQ comes from the coding sequence TTGGAAAGTCGTAATTGGCTCAGTCCGATCAACAATGATTTTTGGGGTGAGCGGTTCTTTAACCATTTACTTCCGCGCAGTTTTGGTGAGTTTTTCCGCGGAGCCAGTTTCGGGCCTTCGGTTGATTTAAAGGAGACCGATCAGGAGATCATTCTCGAAGCGGATCTGCCGGGTATGAACCGGGATGATCTGGAGATCACCGTGGATCATAACCAGATTATCCTTAAAGGGGAAATGAAACGGAACGAAACTAAGGAGGAACGGGGGTACCATTTAACAGAACGTCGCTACGGCACTTTCTACCGGGCCATTCAGTTGCCGGTGGAAGTCAAGGCCGAGCAGGCGAGTGCGAAATACCGGAATGGTGTCTTGGAAGTGCGGGTACCCAAAGCGGACTCGGCAAAAAACCGCGGTTATAAGCTAAAAATCGAAGGAGACGACTACCCTGTGCAATAG
- a CDS encoding putative RNA methyltransferase has translation MSTGKEKKKIDLMKELLLKNSRLFRCPSCEQELALSRSNSLYCAKGHNFDLARQGYVNLLLKQEKGGYDKQLYAARKVISDSGFFDPMRKAISKLIWEIGEEEDWSRASILDAGCGEGSHLAWICQDLKAKEKRFADLWGVGIDLSKEGIRAAAKAYPNLIWCVADLTKLPLQNEQFDIVLNILSPANYGEFKRVLKDHGVLLKILPTANYLIELREILFKGTDRELYENDSVKKLFANSFQLVKEQQIHYKVVLKEENLEHLIKMTPLTWNADQEKIRAIINSGLKSITVAFDLLVGKK, from the coding sequence ATGTCTACTGGTAAAGAGAAGAAAAAGATTGACCTAATGAAAGAATTGCTTCTTAAGAACAGCAGACTCTTTCGTTGCCCGAGCTGTGAGCAAGAACTTGCCTTGAGCAGGTCAAATAGTTTGTATTGTGCCAAAGGACACAATTTTGACCTGGCGAGGCAAGGTTATGTTAATCTTCTTTTGAAACAGGAAAAAGGCGGTTATGATAAACAGTTGTATGCGGCCCGCAAAGTGATCAGCGACAGTGGCTTTTTTGATCCGATGCGGAAAGCCATCAGTAAACTGATCTGGGAAATCGGAGAGGAAGAAGATTGGTCCAGGGCTAGTATTTTGGATGCCGGTTGTGGTGAAGGCTCACATTTAGCCTGGATATGTCAGGATTTAAAGGCAAAGGAAAAGAGGTTTGCTGATCTCTGGGGAGTGGGGATTGACCTTTCGAAAGAGGGCATCCGGGCTGCCGCTAAAGCGTACCCTAATCTCATTTGGTGTGTGGCGGACTTGACAAAGTTACCGCTCCAAAACGAACAGTTTGATATTGTCCTTAACATTCTTTCGCCCGCGAATTATGGGGAATTCAAGCGGGTTTTAAAGGACCATGGCGTACTGCTGAAGATCCTGCCTACCGCCAATTATCTTATTGAACTCCGGGAAATTCTCTTCAAGGGGACTGACCGGGAGTTATACGAAAATGACAGCGTGAAAAAGCTTTTTGCCAACAGTTTTCAACTCGTTAAGGAACAGCAGATTCATTATAAAGTAGTGCTTAAAGAGGAAAACTTGGAACACTTGATCAAAATGACTCCTTTAACTTGGAATGCGGATCAGGAAAAGATCAGGGCGATCATCAACAGCGGGCTAAAAAGCATTACCGTAGCTTTTGATCTGTTGGTAGGCAAGAAGTAA
- a CDS encoding FGGY-family carbohydrate kinase — MEKEQKLKLIGIDIGTTHCKVGLFDAKGRLLHLEKQPTITHQSADGRLSYDPEELWQQFAGMLKQVLAPAKPGEVQAIGIASMAEAGLLVDKGTGKPKTEIVPWYDRRTMKQYERISQEGDVRTLFSRIGLYPSFKHGLAKILWFKEQEPSLLEDGIWLSAADYLAFRLTGKFGTDHTLAARTYAYRIDRKEWDKEWLAAFGLKADLFPPVKASGSPLGEVRGELGFPPGIKVAVAGHDHLCAALAVGAIKPGVVFDSIGTAESLIGTLDQRVLGEKEYNSRLSFGCHVVPGKMVWIGGLSASGGSLEWLRRQLGDEPLSYGEIETLLASTGPEPTGIIYYPYLSGSGAPLPDPKVRGALIGLSAEHGKADLLKAILEGTAYEMEAIRRAAAQVTDDEIEQFVAVGGGTRNHTWMRIKATVSGCTIRIPPVEEATLLGAALLAAIGAGFFQNTEEAVAGLELEAESQVVAPWEESKERYRQIFEEGYLKLQHPIRQYFRTAGKD; from the coding sequence ACCACCCATTGTAAAGTCGGGCTCTTCGATGCAAAGGGGCGGTTGCTTCACCTGGAAAAGCAGCCAACGATCACCCACCAAAGCGCCGATGGCCGTTTGTCCTACGATCCGGAGGAGCTTTGGCAGCAATTCGCCGGGATGTTGAAGCAAGTCCTTGCTCCGGCGAAACCAGGAGAAGTCCAGGCGATCGGCATTGCCAGTATGGCAGAAGCCGGTTTGTTGGTTGATAAAGGGACGGGAAAACCAAAAACAGAGATTGTTCCCTGGTATGACCGGCGGACAATGAAACAATACGAACGTATCTCTCAGGAAGGGGACGTACGCACCCTCTTTTCGCGTATCGGTTTATATCCCAGCTTCAAACATGGTTTGGCCAAAATCCTCTGGTTTAAAGAGCAGGAACCCTCGCTGTTGGAAGATGGGATCTGGTTGTCAGCCGCCGACTACCTTGCCTTCCGTCTCACCGGCAAGTTCGGCACTGATCACACGCTGGCGGCCCGCACCTATGCCTACCGGATTGACCGAAAAGAATGGGACAAGGAGTGGTTGGCCGCCTTCGGGTTGAAGGCCGACCTTTTTCCACCGGTGAAAGCGAGTGGTTCCCCCCTGGGTGAAGTCCGCGGCGAACTCGGTTTTCCGCCGGGGATTAAAGTCGCCGTGGCCGGCCATGACCACCTTTGTGCCGCTTTGGCCGTGGGGGCGATCAAACCGGGGGTCGTCTTTGACTCGATTGGGACGGCGGAATCCCTCATTGGGACCCTTGACCAACGGGTTTTGGGGGAGAAAGAATATAATTCCCGCCTCTCCTTTGGTTGCCATGTCGTTCCGGGGAAGATGGTCTGGATCGGTGGCCTTTCGGCGTCCGGCGGTTCCCTCGAATGGCTGCGCCGGCAGCTTGGGGATGAACCTTTGAGTTACGGGGAGATCGAAACCCTGCTGGCATCGACGGGCCCGGAGCCCACCGGGATTATTTATTATCCTTACTTGTCGGGAAGCGGAGCACCGTTGCCCGATCCAAAGGTCAGGGGAGCTTTGATTGGCTTGAGTGCCGAACACGGGAAAGCAGATCTTTTGAAGGCAATCCTGGAAGGGACGGCTTATGAAATGGAAGCGATCCGCCGGGCTGCCGCGCAGGTAACAGATGATGAGATTGAACAGTTCGTGGCAGTCGGCGGTGGGACGCGGAACCATACTTGGATGCGGATTAAAGCTACGGTTTCCGGTTGTACGATCCGTATTCCTCCCGTCGAGGAAGCCACTTTACTGGGGGCGGCTTTACTGGCCGCCATTGGCGCCGGATTTTTCCAAAACACCGAGGAGGCCGTGGCCGGTCTCGAGTTGGAAGCGGAAAGCCAAGTGGTAGCACCTTGGGAGGAAAGCAAAGAGCGGTACCGTCAGATTTTCGAGGAAGGCTATTTAAAACTCCAACACCCAATTCGCCAGTACTTTCGGACCGCCGGTAAAGATTAG
- a CDS encoding alpha/beta hydrolase family protein encodes MQKPIELVVKGKTLRGMYHYPDGDGIYPTVILFHGFTGNKLEPHRIFLKLSRRLTASGLAVIRFDFSGSGESDGDFEEMTFSSEVFEAQEILKFVSYLPTTDAERIGLVGLSMGGAVASIIAGNNPSTVKALVLWAAADIDTIMGIYRQQEKKGYFLRNEHGQIDIGGLWLNENFYADLGKWNTYETLQAYQGPALILHGTGDEVVPPTTAEQYQAALGGRARLIYIPEADHTFNRHAWEEQVLTETTKFLTNTLF; translated from the coding sequence ATGCAAAAACCCATTGAATTGGTGGTCAAAGGGAAAACCTTACGGGGTATGTACCACTACCCAGATGGCGACGGTATCTATCCGACCGTTATCCTTTTTCACGGTTTTACCGGAAATAAGCTGGAGCCCCACCGCATCTTTCTCAAACTATCCCGGCGCTTGACCGCCAGCGGACTGGCCGTGATTCGTTTTGACTTTTCCGGCTCCGGCGAAAGTGACGGCGATTTCGAGGAGATGACTTTCAGCAGCGAGGTTTTTGAAGCGCAGGAGATCTTAAAATTCGTCAGTTATTTGCCGACCACCGACGCGGAGCGCATTGGCTTAGTGGGCTTAAGCATGGGGGGCGCGGTTGCTTCGATTATTGCCGGGAATAACCCCTCAACCGTGAAAGCATTGGTCCTCTGGGCCGCCGCCGACATCGATACGATTATGGGAATTTACCGCCAACAAGAAAAAAAAGGTTATTTTCTCCGGAACGAGCATGGACAGATCGACATCGGCGGTTTGTGGCTGAACGAAAATTTCTACGCCGATTTAGGCAAGTGGAACACCTATGAAACACTGCAGGCCTACCAGGGTCCGGCCTTGATCTTACACGGAACCGGGGACGAAGTAGTACCACCAACGACCGCCGAACAATATCAAGCCGCCCTCGGGGGACGGGCGCGCCTGATCTACATCCCGGAAGCCGATCATACCTTCAACCGTCATGCTTGGGAGGAACAAGTGCTAACGGAAACAACCAAATTCTTAACGAATACGCTCTTTTAA
- a CDS encoding LiaF transmembrane domain-containing protein codes for MNNLGIASFVLTFGTWWPLLFVVIGLHQLVSSRFTNLFSLILLFVGGALQLRKLGLIDHGQMRLFWPLLLILFGVILLFNFGGTSRRAAETKPNTTSDDVVIFGGMERRIISPSYRGGNVTALFGGGDPRPAGLGDGEWHKCSECPGGVRWG; via the coding sequence ATGAACAACCTTGGGATTGCCTCTTTTGTTCTGACGTTTGGTACTTGGTGGCCCTTGCTTTTTGTGGTCATTGGCCTGCACCAATTGGTTAGTTCCCGTTTTACCAACCTTTTCAGCCTGATCCTTCTTTTTGTAGGTGGCGCTCTGCAATTGCGCAAACTGGGGCTCATCGACCATGGCCAAATGCGCTTATTTTGGCCGCTCCTTCTTATTTTGTTCGGCGTAATCTTGCTGTTTAATTTTGGCGGCACCAGTCGGCGGGCGGCGGAGACAAAACCCAATACTACCAGCGATGACGTGGTTATTTTTGGCGGTATGGAGCGGCGGATTATCTCGCCCAGTTACCGCGGGGGAAATGTGACGGCATTGTTTGGGGGGGGTGACCCTCGACCTGCGGGGCTCGGAGATGGCGAGTGGCACAAATGTTCTGAATGTCCAGGCGGTGTTCGGTGGGGTTGA
- the polX gene encoding DNA polymerase/3'-5' exonuclease PolX codes for MSNKQELAALFNQIGTLLEVRGENPFKARAYYKAAQTIESLETDLDELIRNGQLKEVPGFGPAITQKILEWKETGTIGYYEELKKTTPLGLLDLLRVPGLGPKKIAVLASTLQITDLEMLEEACRENKLLTVPGFGPKTQAKIAAGLEFIRAHQGSFLWMQGMEWAIKFQNALAAHPAVSRVEIAGSLRRCLPLNNRIDLVAASTSPSEVTTFFTSSELENKLELYGKIVIQQTAEESTITFQHDYKVHLIVVPPEEFPFALWFHTGNEGHKQALIQRAAELGYQLRPDGLKKETTRVVCQNEAELYQYLGLAYIPAELRENCGELEAAAANRLPALVEPEDIQGLFHVHTKNSDGLSTLRELVEGAINRGYHYLGIADHSQSAYYAHGLTKEALRRQWEEIEQLNREYPHFRIFKGIESDILPSGELDYDPETLAQFDFVIGSIHSHFQMGEAEMTERILKAMDNPYLTMLGHPSGRILLSRPAYQVNLEPIIEKAAEKGLIIEFNANPFRMDLDWRWCLRAKQLGVPIAINPDAHTVGELDLARLSIPVARKGWLEKSDVFNTKTTAEIAAYFSKKR; via the coding sequence ATGAGTAATAAACAGGAATTGGCCGCCCTTTTTAACCAGATTGGGACCCTTTTGGAAGTCAGAGGGGAAAATCCGTTCAAAGCAAGGGCCTATTACAAGGCGGCCCAAACCATCGAGAGTTTAGAGACGGATCTGGACGAGTTAATCCGTAATGGTCAATTAAAAGAGGTCCCCGGTTTTGGTCCGGCCATAACCCAAAAGATCCTCGAATGGAAAGAAACCGGGACAATTGGTTATTATGAAGAGCTGAAGAAAACCACCCCTTTGGGCCTGTTGGACCTGTTGCGCGTGCCCGGCCTTGGGCCCAAAAAAATAGCCGTTCTTGCTTCCACCCTGCAGATCACCGACCTGGAAATGCTGGAAGAAGCCTGCCGCGAAAACAAGTTGTTAACGGTTCCCGGGTTTGGCCCGAAAACTCAGGCCAAGATCGCTGCCGGACTGGAGTTTATCCGGGCTCACCAGGGCAGTTTTCTCTGGATGCAAGGGATGGAATGGGCTATAAAATTCCAAAACGCACTGGCCGCCCATCCGGCGGTCAGCCGCGTGGAAATCGCCGGAAGCCTACGCCGCTGTCTCCCGTTAAACAATCGTATTGACCTGGTGGCCGCGTCCACGAGCCCGTCCGAGGTGACGACTTTCTTTACCAGTTCCGAGTTGGAAAACAAACTGGAGTTATACGGTAAAATAGTAATCCAACAAACAGCGGAAGAAAGCACCATTACTTTCCAGCACGACTATAAAGTGCACCTGATCGTCGTTCCCCCGGAGGAGTTTCCATTTGCTCTTTGGTTCCACACCGGCAATGAAGGACATAAGCAGGCCCTGATCCAACGGGCAGCAGAGCTTGGTTATCAACTCCGGCCAGACGGCTTGAAAAAGGAAACAACCCGCGTCGTTTGTCAGAATGAAGCCGAACTCTACCAATACCTCGGCCTCGCCTATATCCCGGCGGAACTCCGGGAAAACTGCGGCGAACTGGAAGCGGCCGCGGCCAACCGCCTGCCGGCGCTGGTCGAACCCGAAGACATCCAAGGCTTGTTTCATGTGCACACCAAGAACAGTGACGGACTAAGTACGTTGCGGGAATTGGTGGAAGGCGCCATCAACCGTGGGTACCATTATCTCGGCATCGCCGACCATAGCCAAAGCGCCTACTATGCCCATGGCCTGACCAAAGAAGCCCTCCGCCGTCAGTGGGAGGAGATCGAACAATTGAACCGGGAGTATCCCCACTTTCGGATCTTCAAAGGAATCGAGTCCGATATTCTGCCCTCAGGAGAGCTGGACTACGATCCAGAAACTTTGGCCCAGTTCGATTTTGTCATCGGATCGATCCATAGCCATTTCCAGATGGGGGAAGCCGAAATGACGGAACGGATCCTAAAAGCAATGGACAATCCCTACCTCACCATGCTTGGCCACCCGTCCGGCCGGATTTTATTGTCCCGCCCCGCCTACCAGGTCAACCTGGAACCGATCATCGAAAAAGCCGCCGAAAAAGGGCTCATCATTGAATTTAACGCCAATCCCTTCCGGATGGATTTAGACTGGCGCTGGTGCCTACGGGCCAAACAACTCGGGGTCCCCATCGCCATCAATCCCGATGCCCACACCGTTGGGGAACTGGACCTTGCCCGCCTCAGCATTCCGGTGGCCCGCAAGGGTTGGTTGGAAAAGAGCGATGTTTTCAACACGAAAACAACCGCCGAGATTGCCGCTTATTTTTCCAAAAAGAGATAA
- a CDS encoding GNAT family N-acetyltransferase has product MQKQTVVREAVLEDCSSLTELAWQLGHQAKGEQIKTRLLDLLRRDGHKVLVAEVGGKVAGWVHAFINRPLHKDTTVEIAGLVIDQSYRRMGIGRKLLDAVEEWAKNQGCDQVTLASNITREGAHQFYQAVGYQRTKTQYIFRKELPK; this is encoded by the coding sequence ATGCAAAAACAAACTGTGGTTAGAGAAGCCGTCCTGGAAGACTGTTCATCCCTCACCGAACTGGCTTGGCAATTGGGGCATCAAGCGAAGGGTGAGCAAATCAAAACCCGTCTGCTTGATCTCTTGCGACGGGATGGCCATAAGGTTTTGGTGGCGGAAGTCGGTGGGAAGGTGGCCGGTTGGGTTCATGCTTTTATAAACCGCCCCTTGCACAAAGACACGACCGTGGAGATTGCCGGGCTTGTTATCGACCAAAGTTACCGGCGGATGGGGATCGGGCGAAAGCTCTTGGACGCCGTCGAAGAATGGGCAAAAAATCAAGGTTGTGACCAAGTGACTTTGGCTTCGAATATCACGCGCGAGGGAGCCCACCAATTTTATCAAGCCGTTGGCTACCAGCGAACCAAGACCCAATATATTTTTCGAAAAGAGCTGCCTAAGTAA